In the genome of Nocardia terpenica, one region contains:
- a CDS encoding non-ribosomal peptide synthetase, protein MRPDSSDTIAAVFERRAAEFADRVAISAPAAELTYAELNIRADRLAAHLRELGVQPDDPVGVDLPRSADLIVALLAVGKAGAGYLALDPYQPEEVRSSILADAGVKVIVTPEVVAEVPATAEASPTDTSSGESVAYFAYTSGSTGRPKGVCVPHRAVLRLVTNQPSLPIDSDDVFLQLAPVAFDASTLEIWGPLLNGARLVVAPPEELSPAALARLVARAGVTVLWLTAGLFHTVVDAGIGRLKGLRYLVAGGDVLSADHVNRALRALPGTTLINGYGPTENTTFTACHPITEPLDDDRVPIGYPIHGTTVHLLTEDLAPTPDGEVGELFAAGAGLALGYRNDPALTAARFIPNPFSRTPGDRLYRTGDLARRRPDGVLEFHGRTDGQVKIRGFRVETGQVETALRGHPEVFDAAVVARGDDGDRVLSAFYLSDLPLVSADLRTHLAELLPQYMIPATFQRLERLPLTGNGKVDRTALAAIAAPQRPELSTEYRAPGGATETWLAQLWADLMHVDRVGVDDDFFELGGHSLMATRITVEIGERFGRTVSAVTFYEEPTIARLAELIEQAAADGTEEDRR, encoded by the coding sequence GTGCGCCCAGATTCGTCCGACACCATCGCGGCGGTGTTCGAGCGCCGCGCCGCCGAGTTCGCCGATCGGGTCGCGATCAGCGCCCCCGCCGCCGAACTCACCTACGCGGAGCTGAACATTCGCGCCGACCGGCTCGCGGCACACCTGCGCGAGCTGGGCGTCCAGCCCGACGATCCGGTCGGTGTCGACCTGCCGCGCTCTGCCGACCTGATCGTGGCCCTGCTCGCCGTCGGCAAGGCCGGCGCGGGCTATCTCGCCCTGGATCCGTATCAGCCGGAGGAGGTTCGGTCGAGCATTCTGGCCGACGCCGGGGTCAAGGTGATCGTGACGCCCGAGGTCGTCGCCGAGGTGCCCGCGACGGCCGAGGCGTCGCCCACGGACACCTCGAGTGGGGAGAGCGTCGCCTACTTCGCCTACACCTCCGGTTCCACCGGCCGCCCCAAAGGGGTGTGCGTGCCGCATCGAGCGGTGTTGCGGCTGGTCACGAATCAGCCGTCGCTGCCCATCGATAGCGACGACGTCTTCCTCCAGCTGGCGCCGGTCGCCTTCGACGCCTCCACGCTGGAGATCTGGGGGCCGCTGCTCAACGGCGCCCGCCTGGTCGTCGCCCCGCCCGAGGAGTTGTCCCCGGCCGCGCTGGCCCGCCTGGTCGCGCGCGCGGGGGTGACGGTGCTGTGGCTGACGGCGGGCCTGTTCCACACCGTGGTGGATGCGGGCATCGGCCGCCTGAAAGGGTTGCGGTACCTGGTCGCCGGTGGCGACGTGCTCTCCGCCGACCACGTGAACCGGGCGCTGCGCGCGCTGCCCGGCACCACCCTGATCAACGGCTACGGGCCGACCGAGAACACCACCTTCACCGCCTGCCATCCGATCACCGAACCGCTCGACGACGACCGCGTCCCGATCGGGTATCCGATTCACGGCACCACTGTTCACCTGCTGACCGAGGATCTGGCACCGACGCCCGACGGCGAGGTCGGTGAATTGTTCGCCGCGGGTGCGGGTTTGGCGCTCGGATATCGGAACGATCCGGCGCTCACGGCGGCGCGGTTCATCCCGAATCCGTTCTCCCGGACGCCCGGTGACCGTCTCTACCGCACCGGCGATCTCGCCCGCCGACGGCCCGACGGGGTGCTGGAATTCCACGGTCGCACCGACGGCCAGGTCAAGATCCGCGGGTTCCGGGTCGAGACCGGGCAGGTCGAGACCGCCCTGCGCGGCCACCCAGAGGTCTTCGACGCGGCGGTCGTCGCGCGGGGCGACGACGGCGACCGGGTGCTGTCGGCGTTCTATCTCAGCGATCTGCCCCTGGTGTCGGCGGATCTGCGGACACATCTGGCGGAACTGTTGCCGCAGTACATGATTCCGGCGACCTTCCAGCGATTGGAGCGGCTGCCGTTGACCGGGAACGGGAAGGTCGACCGCACCGCGCTCGCCGCGATCGCCGCACCGCAGCGCCCCGAGCTGAGCACCGAGTACCGCGCCCCCGGCGGCGCGACCGAAACCTGGCTGGCGCAGCTGTGGGCCGACCTCATGCACGTCGACCGGGTGGGTGTCGACGACGACTTCTTCGAGCTCGGCGGCCATTCCCTGATGGCCACCCGCATCACCGTCGAGATCGGCGAACGGTTCGGGCGCACCGTCTCCGCGGTCACCTTCTACGAGGAGCCGACGATCGCCCGGCTCGCGGAACTGATCGAACAGGCCGCGGCCGACGGCACCGAGGAGGATCGCCGATGA